A genome region from Gardnerella vaginalis includes the following:
- the nrdF gene encoding class 1b ribonucleoside-diphosphate reductase subunit beta: protein MTELSPTELRSSLDKPFGTNRVIADDAMMAASITPAQYRYHHGSRVRPVNWNNIVDDKDLDVWNRLIANFWLPEKVPLSNDIPSWRSLTDLERKTTTRVFTGLTLLDTSQATIGELCQIEHARTEHEQAIYTNIAFMQSIHARSYSSIFSTLCSSEEIDEAYRWAVGNDVLQQRVTTVLCEYESEDPLKRKIAATMLSSLLLYAGFYLPLYFASRGKMMNTADMIRLILRDKAIHGYYSGYKFQRGLELRSENDKKNLEKFTMNLLDTLYDLEVEYSGQIYEGFDFHDDVFDFVRYNANKALMNLGYPAKYSEEETHVSPEILAALSPAADENHDFFSGSGSSYIMGKSVETDDNDWDF, encoded by the coding sequence ATGACAGAACTCAGCCCAACCGAGCTTAGAAGTAGCCTCGATAAGCCTTTCGGCACGAATCGCGTAATCGCAGATGACGCTATGATGGCAGCTTCCATCACTCCAGCTCAGTACCGCTACCATCACGGTTCGCGCGTGCGCCCAGTTAATTGGAATAATATTGTTGACGACAAGGATTTGGACGTTTGGAATCGTCTTATTGCTAACTTCTGGCTTCCAGAAAAGGTTCCGCTGAGCAACGATATTCCTTCTTGGCGTTCCCTCACCGACCTTGAGCGCAAGACTACTACTCGCGTTTTTACAGGCTTGACTTTGCTTGATACCAGCCAGGCAACTATTGGTGAGCTTTGCCAGATTGAGCACGCTCGCACTGAGCACGAGCAGGCTATTTACACGAATATTGCTTTTATGCAGTCGATTCACGCTCGCTCCTACTCCTCTATTTTCTCTACTCTTTGCTCTAGCGAAGAAATTGACGAAGCTTACCGTTGGGCTGTTGGCAACGACGTTTTGCAGCAGCGTGTTACCACCGTGCTTTGCGAGTACGAGAGCGAAGATCCGCTTAAGCGCAAGATTGCTGCAACTATGCTTTCTTCGCTGCTTCTTTACGCGGGCTTCTATCTTCCGCTTTACTTTGCTTCTCGCGGTAAGATGATGAACACTGCCGATATGATTCGCTTGATTTTGCGTGATAAGGCAATTCACGGCTACTATTCTGGCTACAAGTTCCAGCGCGGCTTGGAGCTTAGAAGCGAGAACGATAAGAAGAATCTTGAAAAGTTCACTATGAACTTGCTCGATACTTTGTACGATTTGGAAGTTGAGTATTCTGGTCAGATTTATGAAGGATTTGACTTCCACGATGACGTTTTTGATTTCGTGCGTTATAACGCTAACAAGGCTTTGATGAACCTTGGCTACCCTGCTAAGTACAGCGAAGAAGAAACTCATGTAAGTCCAGAAATTCTCGCAGCTCTTTCTCCTGCTGCCGACGAAAACCACGACTTCTTCTCTGGCTCTGGTTCCAGCTACATTATGGGCAAGTCTGTTGAAACTGACGACAACGATTGGGACTTCTAG